A genomic window from Flavobacterium hankyongi includes:
- a CDS encoding ribonucleoside-diphosphate reductase subunit alpha, whose product MYVVKRDGHKEPVMFDKITDRIKKLCYGLNDMVDAVKVAMRVIEGLYDGVTTSELDNLAAETAASMTVTHPDYAQLAARIAISNLHKNTNKSFSETMNEMYHYVNPRTNQEAPLLSEEVHKVIMDNAEFLNSHIIYNRDFNYDYFGFKTLERSYLLKINGKIVERPQHMLMRVSVGIHLNDLEAVIETYDLMSKKFFTHATPTLFNAGTPKPQMSSCFLLSMQDDSIDGIYDTLKSTAKISQSAGGIGLSIHNVRATGSYIRGTNGTSNGIVPMLRVFNDTARYVDQGGGKRKGSFAIYLETWHADIFDFLDLKKNTGKEEMRARDLFFAMWTSDLFMKRVQEDSTWTLMCPNECPGLYDVYGDEFEALYTSYEAQGKGRKTIKARELWEKILESQIETGTPYMLYKDAANRKSNQKNLGTIRSSNLCTEIMEYTSADEIAVCNLASISLPMFIENGKFNHELLFNVTKRVTRNLNKVIDRNYYPVKEAENSNMRHRPVGLGVQGLADAFILLRMPFTSDEAKQLNQEIFETMYFAAVTASMEMAKEEGPYSSFKGSPISNGEFQYNLWGIQDSDLSGRWDWASLRKEVMEHGVRNSLLMAPMPTASTSQILGNNEAFEPYTSNIYTRRVLSGEFIVVNKHLLEDLVNRGLWNEDLKQQIMRHNGSVQNIDAIPQDLKDLYKTVWEMSMKDIIDMSRHRGYFIDQSQSLNLFMEGATYAKLTSMHFYAWQSGLKTGMYYLRTKAAVDAIKFTLNNDKKAEPTAIIEEAQAVAMEVVAEPAPMSAEEYRAMIELAKNAGPEDCEMCGS is encoded by the coding sequence ATGTACGTTGTAAAAAGAGATGGCCACAAAGAGCCAGTAATGTTTGACAAAATCACAGATAGAATTAAAAAACTATGCTATGGTTTAAATGACATGGTAGATGCTGTAAAAGTAGCTATGCGTGTTATTGAAGGTTTGTATGATGGAGTAACAACTTCAGAGCTTGACAATCTTGCTGCCGAAACTGCTGCGTCGATGACCGTTACGCACCCAGATTATGCACAATTGGCTGCCCGTATTGCAATTTCTAATTTACACAAAAACACCAACAAATCATTCTCTGAAACGATGAATGAAATGTATCATTATGTAAATCCTAGAACCAATCAGGAAGCACCTCTTTTATCAGAAGAAGTACACAAAGTAATTATGGATAATGCTGAGTTTTTAAACTCGCACATTATCTACAATCGTGATTTTAATTACGATTATTTCGGATTCAAAACTTTAGAGCGTTCGTACCTGTTAAAAATTAACGGTAAAATCGTAGAACGCCCCCAACATATGTTAATGCGTGTTTCGGTAGGGATTCACTTAAACGACTTAGAAGCTGTAATTGAAACTTACGATTTAATGTCGAAGAAATTCTTTACTCACGCAACTCCAACTTTATTTAATGCCGGTACTCCAAAACCACAAATGTCCTCTTGTTTCTTACTTTCAATGCAAGATGATAGTATTGATGGAATTTACGACACATTAAAATCAACAGCTAAAATTTCGCAATCAGCTGGAGGTATCGGATTATCTATCCACAACGTTCGTGCCACAGGATCTTACATTCGTGGAACTAACGGAACGTCTAACGGAATTGTTCCTATGCTACGTGTTTTCAACGACACCGCTCGTTATGTAGATCAAGGTGGAGGAAAACGTAAAGGAAGTTTTGCCATTTACCTAGAAACTTGGCATGCTGATATTTTCGATTTCTTAGACTTAAAAAAGAATACCGGAAAAGAAGAAATGCGTGCTCGTGATTTATTCTTTGCCATGTGGACTTCCGATTTGTTCATGAAACGTGTTCAGGAAGATTCTACTTGGACGTTAATGTGTCCTAACGAATGTCCAGGATTATATGATGTATATGGTGATGAGTTCGAAGCACTATACACCTCATACGAAGCACAAGGAAAAGGAAGAAAAACCATCAAAGCTCGTGAATTATGGGAGAAAATCTTAGAATCTCAAATCGAGACTGGAACTCCTTATATGTTATACAAAGATGCTGCGAACCGCAAATCGAACCAAAAGAACTTGGGAACGATTCGTTCATCTAACTTGTGTACCGAAATCATGGAGTACACTTCAGCAGATGAGATTGCGGTATGTAACTTGGCTTCTATTTCGTTACCAATGTTTATTGAAAACGGAAAATTCAACCACGAATTGTTATTCAATGTAACCAAACGTGTGACTCGCAACTTAAATAAAGTAATCGACCGAAATTACTACCCAGTAAAAGAAGCCGAAAATTCAAACATGCGTCACCGTCCAGTTGGATTAGGAGTTCAAGGTTTAGCCGATGCTTTCATTTTGCTAAGAATGCCTTTCACCAGTGATGAAGCCAAACAACTGAATCAAGAAATCTTCGAAACCATGTATTTCGCAGCCGTTACTGCTTCGATGGAAATGGCCAAAGAAGAAGGTCCGTATTCATCATTCAAAGGCTCTCCAATTTCAAATGGAGAATTCCAATACAACCTCTGGGGAATCCAAGATTCTGACTTATCAGGACGTTGGGACTGGGCTTCTCTTAGAAAAGAAGTAATGGAGCATGGAGTACGCAACTCCTTATTAATGGCACCAATGCCAACAGCTTCTACATCACAAATTCTTGGAAACAACGAAGCGTTTGAACCGTATACCTCTAACATTTACACTCGTCGTGTATTATCAGGAGAATTTATCGTAGTTAACAAACACTTGTTAGAAGATTTAGTGAACCGTGGATTGTGGAACGAAGATTTAAAACAACAAATCATGCGTCACAACGGTTCAGTACAAAACATCGATGCCATCCCGCAAGATTTAAAAGACTTGTACAAAACCGTTTGGGAAATGTCAATGAAAGACATTATCGACATGTCTCGCCACAGAGGTTATTTTATTGACCAATCGCAATCTTTGAATTTATTCATGGAAGGGGCAACCTATGCAAAACTGACTTCAATGCATTTCTATGCTTGGCAATCAGGTTTAAAAACAGGTATGTATTACTTAAGAACAAAAGCAGCAGTAGATGCGATTAAGTTCACCTTAAATAACGACAAAAAAGCAGAACCAACGGCAATAATTGAAGAAGCACAAGCAGTTGCTATGGAAGTAGTCGCGGAACCAGCTCCAATGAGCGCAGAAGAATACCGCGCCATGATCGAACTAGCAAAAAATGCTGGTCCTGAAGATTGTGAAATGTGTGGGTCTTAA
- a CDS encoding GNAT family N-acetyltransferase: protein MNLVKTISENLDFKKLSALFDEYLVDIDGDEREFFAFYNNVTLENVLVIYENEEAVGCGGFKKYDNTTAEIKRMFVHPNHRNKGIARLILNELEIWAKEKGFSSYILETSPKLTSAIALYEKSGYHLIPNYGQYIGVENSICMKKDS from the coding sequence ATGAATCTTGTAAAAACCATTTCTGAGAATTTAGATTTTAAAAAACTATCCGCTTTATTCGATGAATATTTAGTTGATATTGATGGAGACGAAAGAGAATTCTTTGCCTTTTACAACAATGTCACTCTAGAAAATGTATTGGTTATTTATGAAAATGAAGAAGCTGTTGGCTGTGGTGGTTTTAAAAAATATGATAATACAACTGCCGAAATTAAACGAATGTTTGTACATCCCAATCACAGAAACAAAGGGATTGCTCGTCTAATTCTAAACGAACTGGAAATTTGGGCCAAAGAAAAAGGATTTTCATCCTACATCTTAGAAACTTCACCAAAACTAACTAGTGCAATTGCTTTATACGAAAAAAGCGGTTATCATCTTATTCCTAATTACGGCCAATACATTGGAGTAGAAAACAGCATTTGCATGAAGAAAGATAGCTAA
- a CDS encoding deoxyguanosinetriphosphate triphosphohydrolase, whose product MNWEQLLSLKRQGDTSKRLRKEQDETRLGFEVDYDRIIFSAAFRSLQDKTQVIPLSKTDFVHTRLTHSLEVSVVGRSLGRLVGKKILEKHPYLKEIHGYQANDFGAIVAAASLAHDIGNPPFGHSGEKAIGEYFSIGNGQKFKNELTEKEWQDLIDFEGNANGFSVVTGSRPGVEGGLRLTYATLGAFMKYPKESLPKKPTQNIADKKYGFFQQDKVFFKEVANELGLISNKKGNDIGYERHPLAYLVEAADDICYTIIDFEDGINLGLVSEDYALEYLIKLVKDSIDSSKYNALTTKEDRISYLRALAIGSLINDAVNVFVENEDDILKGQFPFALTDKSKYKAQINDIIKLSVKKIYQSREVIEKEIYGYQIINNLLDKFITAYNNKAEGKTSNFDNLLLKILPEKHHIEKETLYERLLHICHFISMLTDGNALKFNKIISDNK is encoded by the coding sequence ATGAACTGGGAACAACTTCTATCTTTAAAACGTCAAGGCGACACCAGTAAACGATTACGCAAAGAACAAGATGAAACTCGTTTGGGTTTTGAGGTCGATTATGACCGAATAATCTTTTCTGCAGCTTTTAGAAGCCTTCAAGACAAAACACAAGTTATTCCGTTATCTAAAACAGATTTTGTACATACTCGTCTTACTCATAGTTTAGAAGTTTCTGTTGTTGGAAGATCATTAGGGAGATTAGTAGGGAAAAAAATTTTAGAAAAACACCCATATCTTAAAGAAATTCATGGTTATCAAGCCAATGACTTTGGAGCCATTGTTGCAGCAGCTTCATTGGCACACGATATAGGGAATCCTCCTTTTGGGCATTCTGGAGAAAAAGCTATTGGAGAATATTTTTCGATTGGAAACGGTCAAAAATTCAAAAACGAACTCACTGAAAAAGAATGGCAAGATTTAATTGATTTTGAAGGGAATGCTAATGGATTTTCTGTAGTTACAGGTTCGCGACCAGGTGTAGAAGGAGGCTTGCGACTTACTTACGCAACTTTAGGAGCATTTATGAAATACCCAAAAGAAAGCCTTCCAAAAAAACCAACACAAAACATTGCCGATAAAAAATATGGTTTCTTCCAGCAGGACAAAGTCTTTTTTAAAGAAGTAGCTAATGAATTGGGATTAATTTCAAATAAAAAAGGAAATGATATTGGCTACGAAAGGCATCCTCTTGCCTATTTAGTTGAAGCAGCAGATGACATTTGCTACACTATTATAGATTTTGAAGATGGAATAAATTTAGGTTTAGTGTCAGAAGATTATGCCTTAGAATATTTAATAAAACTGGTAAAAGATTCTATCGATTCTTCAAAATATAACGCTTTAACCACAAAAGAAGATCGTATTAGCTATCTTAGAGCTTTAGCAATTGGAAGCTTAATTAATGATGCGGTTAATGTGTTTGTTGAAAATGAAGATGATATTTTAAAAGGACAATTCCCTTTCGCTTTAACAGACAAAAGCAAATACAAAGCACAAATAAATGACATCATTAAACTTAGTGTTAAAAAAATATACCAAAGTCGAGAAGTAATCGAAAAAGAGATTTATGGCTATCAAATAATAAACAACTTATTGGATAAATTCATAACTGCCTACAACAACAAAGCCGAAGGAAAAACCTCAAATTTTGACAATCTACTACTTAAAATCTTACCTGAAAAACATCATATAGAAAAAGAAACCCTCTACGAGCGTCTTTTACACATTTGTCATTTTATATCTATGCTCACAGATGGAAACGCACTAAAGTTTAACAAAATAATTAGTGATAATAAATAA
- a CDS encoding T9SS-dependent M36 family metallopeptidase, which yields MKKITLLFFLFISTAVFSQEPIDKIKKYISENKVKFGLTNQDISDLVIVNDFSSETTGINNYHVKQRISGIEVFNSDSNFWIKSNEVINGGEEFIPNLIQKINTSNPSLSVTDALSGILSQIDNSQLNSVQILESGANKYKLSNGILAEDPIRAQLVYFQTETNTIRLSWDYEFYSQDTKHLWNLKIDAVTGKILDKNDLVISCNFGSNHSNHSHAEINHFTQSFYKKNTTSTLLNPGTTKYRVIPWNYESPNHSPFALITNPEYVTNASPNGWHNNNGTIGGGSIATRFTTTRGNNVLAKDDFDTNNTGGNLTTGAGTYPDLTFDFPYPGTSVAANTYIDAATTNLFYMNNIMHDLWYQYGFNEANKNFQQSNYGRGGLGGDPVNADAQDGGGIDPNINNANFATPTDGSAPRMQMYLWNVGPAPKNLIINSPASIAGEYVARDNVFSPGHVNLPAAPGLTTNIILYDDAVGTGSDACEAAVNGTQLSGKIVIIRRGNCEFQAKVYNAQLGGAAAVIIVNNDAANPDANNLNMSGANASITIPAVFVSYTVGEAIIAAIGSGTVNGTLRNDTNVTFVNTDGDFDNGIIAHEYGHGISTRLSGNCLSGSEQQGEGWSDWFWLIMQIKPGDTRNNAKGIGTFAMNQATNGPGIRQYRYSTDMAVNPHTFGSTNGMLTPDGTAVDSHSVGSVWAVMLWDLAWNYIDKYGYDPNIYTGTGGNNKVMRLILDAIKLDGCSPTFVTARDAIIAADQATTGGQNYCMIWKTFARRGLGVNASSGTNSGIAGIQDQVEDFTEPAPGPNCTLSVNHFDNNNGILIYPNPSNGLINIRINSFIGKATVEVVDINGRVVYSLNNTEFSNEKSIDLNHLQAGVYVVKISGDELNYTKKIILN from the coding sequence ATGAAAAAAATTACTTTATTGTTTTTTTTATTTATATCTACAGCGGTCTTTTCACAAGAGCCCATTGATAAAATAAAAAAATATATAAGTGAGAACAAAGTCAAATTTGGACTCACCAATCAAGATATTTCTGATTTAGTCATAGTAAATGACTTTAGTTCTGAAACGACAGGAATAAATAATTATCATGTTAAACAAAGGATTTCAGGAATAGAAGTTTTTAATTCTGACTCAAATTTTTGGATTAAAAGTAATGAAGTTATTAATGGAGGAGAAGAATTCATTCCAAATCTTATCCAAAAAATAAACACGTCAAATCCTTCTCTATCTGTAACAGATGCTCTTTCAGGAATTCTTTCTCAGATTGATAATAGTCAACTTAATTCAGTACAAATTTTAGAATCTGGTGCTAACAAATACAAATTAAGTAATGGAATTTTAGCTGAGGATCCTATTAGAGCACAATTAGTTTACTTTCAAACTGAAACTAACACAATTAGACTTTCTTGGGACTATGAATTTTATTCTCAAGACACAAAACATCTTTGGAATTTAAAAATAGATGCTGTAACAGGAAAAATATTAGACAAAAATGACTTGGTAATTTCATGTAATTTTGGATCTAATCACAGCAATCATTCTCATGCTGAAATCAATCATTTTACACAATCATTTTATAAAAAAAATACAACCAGTACTCTTCTAAATCCTGGAACAACAAAATATAGAGTAATTCCTTGGAATTATGAAAGCCCTAACCATAGTCCATTTGCATTAATAACTAACCCTGAGTATGTTACCAATGCATCACCAAATGGATGGCACAACAATAATGGTACAATTGGCGGAGGAAGTATAGCAACTAGATTTACTACCACAAGAGGAAATAACGTTCTTGCAAAAGACGATTTTGACACAAATAACACTGGTGGTAATTTAACAACTGGCGCTGGGACTTATCCAGACTTAACCTTCGACTTTCCTTATCCAGGCACAAGTGTTGCAGCCAACACATACATTGATGCTGCAACCACGAACCTATTCTACATGAATAATATTATGCATGATTTGTGGTATCAATATGGATTTAATGAAGCCAACAAAAACTTTCAGCAATCAAACTATGGCCGTGGAGGTTTAGGAGGGGATCCTGTAAACGCAGATGCTCAAGATGGTGGAGGTATCGATCCGAATATCAATAATGCAAATTTTGCAACTCCAACTGACGGTTCAGCCCCAAGAATGCAAATGTATCTATGGAATGTAGGACCTGCACCAAAAAATTTAATAATTAACTCCCCAGCTTCTATAGCGGGTGAATATGTTGCCAGAGACAATGTATTTAGCCCAGGACATGTTAACTTACCTGCTGCACCTGGTTTAACTACAAATATAATTTTGTATGATGATGCTGTAGGCACTGGATCTGATGCATGTGAAGCTGCTGTAAACGGTACACAACTTTCAGGAAAAATTGTTATTATAAGACGTGGTAATTGTGAATTTCAGGCAAAAGTTTATAATGCTCAGCTTGGAGGAGCAGCAGCAGTAATCATTGTAAATAATGATGCAGCAAATCCTGATGCCAACAATCTTAATATGTCTGGTGCTAATGCAAGTATAACAATCCCAGCAGTATTTGTATCTTACACAGTAGGTGAAGCTATTATTGCAGCTATTGGATCTGGTACAGTAAATGGCACTTTACGTAATGATACAAATGTTACTTTCGTAAACACTGACGGAGACTTCGACAATGGGATTATAGCTCACGAGTATGGGCATGGAATTTCAACAAGATTATCAGGAAACTGCTTAAGTGGATCTGAACAACAAGGTGAGGGATGGTCAGATTGGTTTTGGTTAATTATGCAAATCAAACCAGGTGACACCCGCAATAACGCAAAAGGTATTGGAACTTTTGCGATGAACCAAGCAACTAATGGCCCTGGAATAAGACAATACAGATATTCTACCGATATGGCAGTGAATCCTCATACTTTTGGTAGTACAAATGGAATGTTAACTCCTGATGGAACTGCTGTAGATTCACATTCTGTAGGGTCAGTTTGGGCAGTAATGCTTTGGGATTTGGCTTGGAACTATATTGACAAATATGGTTATGACCCAAATATTTATACTGGAACGGGTGGAAATAATAAAGTTATGCGCTTGATTTTAGATGCAATAAAATTAGACGGATGTAGTCCTACATTTGTTACTGCTCGTGATGCCATTATTGCTGCAGATCAAGCAACAACTGGAGGTCAAAATTACTGTATGATTTGGAAAACATTTGCTAGAAGAGGATTAGGTGTAAATGCTTCTTCAGGAACAAATTCTGGCATAGCAGGTATTCAAGACCAAGTTGAAGACTTTACTGAACCAGCACCTGGACCAAACTGTACACTTAGTGTAAATCATTTTGACAACAACAATGGCATTTTAATTTACCCTAACCCTTCTAATGGATTAATTAATATTAGAATCAATAGCTTCATCGGCAAAGCAACTGTTGAAGTAGTCGACATAAACGGAAGAGTTGTTTATTCTCTAAATAATACAGAGTTTAGTAATGAAAAATCAATAGATTTAAATCATTTACAAGCTGGTGTTTATGTAGTAAAAATAAGTGGTGATGAACTTAATTACACTAAGAAAATTATTCTTAACTAA
- a CDS encoding T9SS type A sorting domain-containing protein, with product MTLVITWIGSSQVNPIDDLKTTPNGYFDTVLDRFGKQYLIKDLEAGKNAITNDGFSKTTSISCDSGIFQLYFETGSGMENTADASNNARRDVVCRVFQDLSNFINTPLKNTNTKVKIWIRNAANTDMPSNALGMATSFYVAPNNAAANFGGIIDGEIYKTIQGGKDSYINTAAPLINSSGIYYHGMVVLNFNNINWNTDLETNAGKGQYDLYSVVLHEVTHALGFNSLLKPDGTSALGSGYQYYSRYDSFLKNNANTQFLLTNTGACSSMYNYNFNSALATSILQPNTSNCVANTTTCSNALKFVGSTTVPIYTPNCFEQGSSYSHFEDMCIASPNTGNDTYFVMSNATKTNSTKRFLKPEERSSLLDIGYSLNTIYGDFDVFGSFKDYGGASVTGLDIEGINDGITSLSAYAFIGNTGSNISISGILANDYNAVSFECVQDVFDNTATISVTSGTINFSSTVPGLHLLRYVPLNTAGKKGNITYIYVYVNQPNSCGVPNACDLVINGDFEQHNGLPTSSSKLNGIVCGWNAIHTQQSSEYYHSASTLNLPNLKVPCNGNGFETDNHNQNAYVGMFIANNGGYPFNESIRTKLNQPLQQNTSYQLSFDISLTEKFSGTANKCQAYLSKDLIIPSGYSYMPITNPNMLFTSSNYNTTTNGWEHVVFNFTTDNIAGEQYLYIGGGLSGIIPDSFITPTSVHNGQCNVDYFGWAAPYYYLDNVSLIPLNGANFDLPATICNTVTIPNLTNYLTATPTNGIFTGNGIINTNGVYSFNATTAGVGTHTITYTYTNSSGCSVSISDSIQVVNTNTVVPTFAQIGPICAGSATQPLPTTSTNFITGSWSQQNLNTNATTTYTFTPNSGQCASSTLTTMTVTVLSATDPNCINQTSCNCLNTIIYTVHPQLDNVFLIKLTNSNSICTSLTIRNTWTIGNGSPFTTNGYTTVGYTATGELPFTVTTEALDANGNVLCARTYTYGGGSSSSKNNTLNLDNKLSNDTDINIYPNPSNGLFAIQINQFKGVANLEVVDLNGRVVYSQKDVDFSTEKSVNLSELQAGIYIVKIKGTVLNLTKKIIIN from the coding sequence ATGACGTTAGTGATAACGTGGATAGGTTCTTCGCAAGTAAATCCCATCGATGATCTAAAAACAACTCCTAATGGGTATTTTGACACTGTGTTAGATCGTTTTGGGAAACAATATCTCATAAAAGATTTAGAAGCTGGCAAAAATGCGATTACAAATGATGGCTTTAGTAAAACTACTAGTATAAGCTGTGATTCTGGAATTTTCCAATTATACTTTGAAACAGGATCTGGTATGGAAAATACTGCTGATGCTTCAAATAATGCACGTCGTGATGTTGTTTGTCGTGTTTTTCAGGATTTATCAAACTTTATTAACACCCCTTTAAAGAATACAAACACTAAAGTTAAAATTTGGATTAGAAATGCTGCAAATACTGATATGCCAAGCAATGCTTTAGGAATGGCAACTTCATTTTATGTTGCTCCTAATAATGCTGCTGCTAATTTTGGAGGTATTATCGACGGAGAAATTTACAAAACCATTCAAGGAGGGAAAGACTCTTATATAAACACAGCAGCTCCATTAATTAACTCCTCAGGTATTTATTATCACGGGATGGTGGTTTTGAATTTTAACAATATTAATTGGAATACTGATTTGGAGACTAATGCTGGAAAAGGACAATATGATTTATACAGCGTAGTTTTACATGAAGTAACTCATGCATTAGGATTTAATAGTTTACTAAAGCCAGACGGAACATCTGCTCTAGGAAGTGGTTACCAATACTACTCACGTTATGATTCTTTCTTGAAAAACAATGCGAACACACAGTTTTTATTAACCAATACTGGTGCATGTTCGTCTATGTACAATTACAATTTTAATAGTGCTTTAGCAACTAGCATATTACAACCTAACACTTCTAATTGTGTTGCGAATACAACAACTTGCTCCAATGCATTAAAATTTGTTGGTTCAACAACAGTTCCAATTTATACGCCCAACTGTTTTGAACAAGGAAGTAGCTATAGTCATTTTGAAGACATGTGTATTGCCTCTCCAAATACCGGTAACGACACTTACTTCGTAATGAGTAATGCTACTAAAACCAATAGTACTAAACGTTTTTTAAAACCTGAAGAACGTAGTTCGCTACTTGACATTGGCTACAGCTTAAATACCATTTATGGCGATTTTGATGTTTTTGGTAGCTTTAAAGATTATGGAGGAGCATCTGTAACCGGTCTTGATATAGAAGGTATTAACGATGGAATCACAAGTTTATCTGCATATGCCTTTATTGGAAATACTGGAAGTAATATATCAATTTCTGGAATTTTAGCAAACGATTACAATGCAGTTTCTTTCGAATGTGTACAGGATGTATTTGACAATACCGCAACTATATCTGTAACTTCAGGAACAATAAACTTCAGTAGTACTGTTCCTGGATTACACTTATTACGATACGTCCCTTTAAATACTGCCGGGAAAAAAGGAAATATTACCTATATATATGTGTATGTAAATCAACCAAATTCTTGTGGTGTTCCTAATGCTTGTGATTTAGTCATTAATGGAGATTTTGAACAACACAATGGATTACCAACAAGTTCAAGTAAATTAAATGGTATTGTTTGTGGCTGGAATGCAATTCATACACAACAAAGCAGTGAGTATTATCATTCTGCATCCACTTTAAATCTTCCAAATTTGAAAGTCCCATGTAATGGTAATGGATTTGAGACAGACAATCATAATCAAAATGCATATGTAGGAATGTTTATAGCAAATAATGGAGGATATCCTTTCAATGAAAGCATAAGAACAAAATTAAATCAACCTCTTCAACAAAACACAAGCTATCAATTGAGTTTTGATATTTCCTTAACGGAAAAATTTAGTGGAACAGCTAATAAATGTCAAGCCTATTTGAGTAAAGATTTAATAATCCCTTCAGGTTATTCATATATGCCAATTACTAATCCTAATATGCTTTTTACATCTTCAAACTATAATACAACAACAAACGGTTGGGAACATGTAGTTTTTAATTTTACTACTGACAATATAGCTGGAGAACAATATTTATATATAGGCGGGGGCTTAAGTGGAATTATTCCTGATTCATTTATAACTCCAACCTCAGTTCATAATGGACAATGTAATGTTGATTATTTTGGATGGGCTGCTCCATATTATTACCTAGACAATGTCAGCCTTATCCCTTTAAACGGGGCTAATTTCGATTTACCAGCAACTATTTGTAACACGGTAACTATTCCTAATCTTACAAATTATTTAACAGCAACACCTACAAATGGAATTTTCACAGGAAATGGCATTATAAATACAAATGGTGTCTATTCATTTAATGCTACAACAGCAGGAGTTGGAACTCATACAATTACCTACACTTACACAAATAGTTCTGGATGTTCAGTTTCTATTTCTGATTCGATACAAGTTGTAAACACCAACACAGTTGTACCTACTTTTGCCCAAATAGGCCCTATATGTGCTGGTTCAGCTACACAGCCGTTACCTACAACTTCAACGAATTTTATTACAGGAAGTTGGTCACAACAAAATTTAAACACTAATGCCACTACAACTTACACATTTACTCCCAATAGTGGACAATGCGCAAGTAGCACATTAACAACAATGACTGTTACAGTATTATCTGCTACTGATCCTAATTGTATTAATCAAACCAGTTGTAATTGTTTAAACACAATTATCTACACTGTTCATCCACAACTTGACAATGTGTTTCTTATAAAGCTTACTAACAGTAATTCTATTTGTACGTCACTTACAATAAGAAATACTTGGACAATTGGTAACGGTAGTCCTTTTACAACAAATGGATATACTACAGTAGGTTATACAGCAACTGGGGAATTACCTTTTACTGTAACAACAGAAGCATTGGACGCTAATGGAAATGTATTATGCGCTAGAACTTATACTTATGGTGGTGGAAGTTCGTCATCAAAAAATAATACTTTAAATTTAGATAACAAATTATCGAATGATACAGATATCAACATTTATCCAAACCCATCAAACGGATTGTTCGCTATTCAAATAAATCAATTTAAAGGAGTTGCAAACCTTGAGGTTGTTGATTTGAATGGTCGTGTTGTATATTCTCAGAAAGATGTTGATTTCAGTACTGAGAAATCAGTTAACTTAAGTGAGCTTCAAGCGGGTATTTACATTGTAAAAATCAAAGGCACTGTACTAAACTTAACCAAGAAAATTATCATCAACTAA